In Zea mays cultivar B73 chromosome 7, Zm-B73-REFERENCE-NAM-5.0, whole genome shotgun sequence, the following proteins share a genomic window:
- the LOC103633167 gene encoding G-type lectin S-receptor-like serine/threonine-protein kinase At2g19130: MSEPEDPSVSTNRTPLRSPACSLPTPQLVSSIAMPRPPLHVLLLLLLSLRAAPCPCSAATTDTLSPGNGLAGTAATARLVSNNSKFALGFFKTDSKSPNTYLGIWFNKVPKLTPLWSANGESPVVDPATPELAISGDGNLVIRDQATGSVVWSTRANITSNNTTTVAVLLSSGNLVLRSSSNASDVFWQSFDYPTDTLFAGAKIGWNKRTGLNRRLVSRKNALDQAPGLYSLEMTESNGVGHLLWNSTVAYWSSGQWNGNYFGLAPEMIGAVMPNFRFVNTDEEIYFTYTLHDDAAIVHSALDVSGRGLVGFWLDSKQDWLINYRQPVAQCDVYATCGPFTICDDDADPTCSCMKGFSVRSPRDWELGDRRDGCARNTQLDCASDTGLTDRFFAVQGVRLPQDANKMQAATSGDECSGICLRDCSCTAYSYWNGDCSVWRGKLYNVKQQSDASSRGDGETLYIRLAAKEVAMQKRGISVGVAVGVAIGATAAASILLAGLMIRRRKAKWFPRTLQDAQAGIGIIAFRYADLQRATRNFSERLGGGSFGSVFKGCYLGDPVTLLAVKRLDGAHQGEKQFRAEVNSVGIIQHINLVRLIGFCCEDDKRLLVYEYMPNHSLDLHLFKANGTVLDWNLRYQIAIGVARGLTYLHTSCRDCIIHCDIKPENILLDASFVPKIADFGMAKVLGREFSHAVTTMRGTIGYLAPEWISGTAVTSKVDVYSYGMVLFEVISGRKNSSPEYFGDGDYSSFFPMQVARKLRSGHVESLVDEKLQGDVNLKEVERVCKAACWCIQENESARPTMAEVVQFLEGLSDLGMPPLPRLLNAVTGGSPT, encoded by the coding sequence ATGTCCGAACCAGAGGACCCGTCCGTCTCCACCAATCGCACTCCGCTTCGTTCCCCTGCTTGCTCGCTCCCCACTCCTCAGCTCGTCTCATCGATCGCCATGCCGCGTCCCCCCCTCcatgtcctcctcctcctcctcctgtctCTGCGCGCGGCGCCGTGCCCGTGCTCCGCGGCCACCACCGACACGCTGTCCCCCGGCAATGGGCTCGCCGGCACCGCCGCCACGGCCAGGCTCGTCTCCAACAACAGCAAGTTCGCGCTCGGCTTCTTCAAGACGGACAGCAAGTCCCCTAACACCTACCTCGGCATATGGTTCAACAAGGTCCCCAAGCTGACCCCGCTCTGGAGCGCCAACGGCGAGAGCCCCGTCGTCGACCCGGCCACGCCGGAGCTCGCCATCTCCGGCGACGGCAACCTGGTCATCCGGGACCAGGCCACCGGGTCCGTCGTCTGGTCCACCCGCGCCAACATCACCAGCAACAACACCACCACCGTCGCCGTGCTTCTCAGCAGCGGCAACCTCGTCCTCAGGAGCTCCTCCAACGCCTCCGACGTCTTCTGGCAGAGCTTCGACTACCCGACGGACACCCTCTTCGCCGGCGCCAAGATCGGCTGGAACAAGCGCACCGGCCTCAACCGCCGCCTCGTTTCCAGGAAGAACGCGCTCGACCAGGCCCCCGGCCTGTACTCTCTGGAGATGACGGAGAGCAACGGGGTTGGCCATCTCCTGTGGAACTCCACCGTGGCCTACTGGTCCAGCGGCCAATGGAACGGCAACTACTTCGGCTTGGCGCCGGAGATGATCGGCGCCGTCATGCCCAACTTCAGGTTCGTCAACACCGACGAGGAGATCTACTTCACCTACACGCTGCACGACGACGCGGCGATCGTGCACAGCGCGCTGGATGTCTCTGGCCGAGGCCTGGTGGGGTTTTGGCTGGACAGCAAGCAGGACTGGCTCATCAACTACAGGCAGCCTGTGGCTCAGTGCGACGTCTACGCGACATGTGGCCCTTTCACGATCTGCGACGACGACGCGGACCCGACCTGCAGCTGCATGAAGGGCTTCTCTGTGAGATCACCCAGGGACTGGGAGCTGGGGGACCGAAGAGATGGGTGCGCGAGGAACACCCAGTTAGACTGCGCAAGTGACACAGGTCTCACAGATAGGTTCTTCGCCGTGCAAGGCGTCAGGCTGCCCCAAGACGCAAACAAAATGCAGGCTGCTACGAGTGGAGATGAGTGCTCAGGGATCTGCTTGCGTGACTGCTCCTGCACTGCATATTCCTACTGGAACGGAGACTGCTCCGTTTGGCGTGGGAAACTGTACAACGTGAAACAACAGTCTGATGCTTCTTCTCGTGGAGATGGGGAAACGCTCTACATCCGCCTTGCTGCAAAGGAGGTGGCAATGCAGAAGAGAGGAATCAGCGTTGGTGTTGCCGTCGGTGTCGCCATCGGTGCTACCGCTGCCGCTTCGATCCTCCTAGCAGGTCTGATGATTCGGAGGAGGAAAGCGAAGTGGTTTCCTCGCACACTCCAAGATGCTCAGGCCGGCATTGGAATCATCGCGTTTCGGTATGCCGATTTGCAGCGAGCAACTAGGAACTTCTCAGAAAGGTTAGGGGGAGGCAGTTTTGGTTCGGTATTCAAGGGGTGCTACCTAGGTGACCCGGTTACCCTGCTGGCAGTGAAAAGGCTCGACGGTGCCCACCAAGGAGAGAAGCAGTTCAGAGCAGAAGTGAATTCAGTTGGGATCATCCAGCACATCAATCTAGTCAGACTGATCGGATTCTGTTGCGAGGATGATAAGAGGCTACTTGTGTATGAATACATGCCGAATCACTCTCTCGACCTACATTTGTTCAAGGCCAACGGTACAGTTTTGGATTGGAATCTCAGGTACCAGATAGCTATTGGAGTTGCAAGAGGACTGACCTACTTGCACACTAGCTGTCGGGACTGCATCATACACTGTGACATCAAGCCAGAGAACATACTCCTTGACGCATCTTTTGTGCCTAAGATCGCAGATTTTGGAATGGCAAAGGTTTTGGGGAGAGAGTTTAGCCATGCGGTGACCACAATGAGAGGCACTATTGGGTACCTCGCGCCTGAATGGATTAGTGGGACAGCCGTTACATCTAAAGTCGATGTGTACAGCTATGGGATGGTTTTGTTTGAAGTCATATCGGGAAGGAAGAATTCGAGTCCAGAGTACTTTGGGGATGGCGATTACTCAAGTTTTTTCCCTATGCAGGTTGCACGCAAGCTTCGCAGTGGACACGTTGAGAGTCTGGTGGATGAAAAGCTGCAGGGCGATGTGAACCTCAAGGAGGTTGAAAGAGTATGCAAGGCTGCGTGTTGGTGCATTCAGGAAAACGAGTCTGCTCGACCGACCATGGCCGAGGTGGTGCAGTTTCTTGAGGGCCTCTCTGATCTCGGTATGCCACCACTGCCAAGACTGCTCAATGCGGTCACAGGAGGGTCACCGACATGA